From the genome of Streptomyces sp. NBC_01341, one region includes:
- a CDS encoding HAD family hydrolase, whose translation MRYELVIFDNDGVLVDSEPISNSVLAGYLTELGHPTSYEESLRDYMGAAIHRVHDLVEERTGQKLPADFDEELHRRTLSVFQQERLAAVNGVDELLGELVADGVAYCVASSGSHQKIAAGHRNTGLDQWFEEEWIFSSEDVGQGKPAPDLFLHAAERMGVAPERCVVIEDSPLGVEAARAAGMDVYGFTSMMPADRLVGVTGHFSDMSQLLKLLA comes from the coding sequence ATGCGCTACGAACTGGTCATCTTCGACAACGACGGCGTGCTCGTCGACAGTGAGCCGATCTCCAACTCCGTCCTGGCCGGCTACCTCACCGAGCTCGGCCACCCCACCTCGTACGAGGAGTCCCTCCGCGACTACATGGGTGCCGCCATCCACCGGGTCCATGACCTGGTGGAGGAGCGGACCGGCCAGAAGCTGCCCGCGGACTTCGACGAGGAGCTCCACCGGCGGACCCTCAGCGTGTTCCAGCAGGAGCGGCTGGCAGCGGTGAACGGGGTCGACGAGCTGCTGGGTGAGCTCGTCGCCGACGGGGTCGCGTACTGCGTGGCCTCGTCCGGGAGCCACCAGAAGATCGCGGCCGGACACCGGAACACCGGTCTCGACCAGTGGTTCGAGGAGGAGTGGATCTTCAGCTCCGAGGACGTGGGGCAGGGAAAGCCCGCGCCGGACCTGTTCCTCCACGCCGCCGAGCGGATGGGCGTCGCCCCCGAGAGGTGTGTCGTGATCGAGGACAGCCCGCTCGGCGTCGAGGCGGCACGGGCGGCCGGCATGGACGTGTACGGGTTCACGTCGATGATGCCGGCGGACCGGCTGGTCGGGGTGACCGGGCACTTCTCCGACATGTCGCAGCTCCTCAAACTGCTGGCCTGA
- a CDS encoding MFS transporter, translating to MTDARLRYGRASLALSFLVQGVTFALLVTRIPAVQDRYGISDGLLPVFLAAVPVLAGAASVATEKLVARVRPGVVLRWAQPVVMLALLGVGAGSEVWQAALALGVFGLAVGALDASMNMMGVSLQRAYGRSIMLGFHAAYSLGGIAGATLAWAGAHWDLSLLVSYLPAVLVLLPAALIGSRWYTEGGAGGDVPAGEPGGKGASVPFGLLMPLCLVMAFAYIGDSTVSNWSAKYLQDVLGGSEQLATVPYNVYMVTTLLGRAVGDLGVRRFGAVAVVRGGSVLAALGFGVVAAAPGAWWGMLGFTLLGLGLCVIVPQTFAAAGRMFPGASDVAVARLNVFNYVGFLVGSPLVGALGDAWSYRGAMLVPMVLVLATLVYARSFGAEPARYGGGHERARAADVG from the coding sequence ATGACGGATGCGCGGTTGCGGTACGGCAGAGCTTCCCTCGCCCTGAGCTTCCTGGTGCAGGGGGTGACCTTCGCACTGCTCGTGACGCGCATCCCCGCCGTGCAGGACCGCTACGGGATATCCGACGGCCTGCTGCCGGTGTTCCTGGCCGCGGTCCCCGTCCTGGCGGGGGCCGCCAGCGTGGCGACCGAGAAGCTGGTCGCGCGGGTACGCCCCGGGGTCGTGCTGAGGTGGGCCCAGCCCGTCGTGATGCTGGCGCTGCTGGGCGTGGGCGCCGGCAGTGAGGTGTGGCAGGCCGCCTTGGCCCTCGGTGTCTTCGGGCTGGCTGTGGGGGCACTGGACGCCTCGATGAACATGATGGGCGTCAGCCTGCAACGGGCGTACGGGCGCAGCATCATGCTGGGGTTCCACGCCGCGTACAGTCTCGGCGGCATCGCCGGGGCCACGCTGGCGTGGGCCGGGGCCCACTGGGATCTGTCGCTGCTGGTGTCCTATCTGCCCGCGGTCCTCGTCCTGCTGCCCGCGGCTCTGATCGGGAGCCGTTGGTACACGGAGGGCGGGGCCGGGGGCGACGTGCCGGCGGGGGAGCCGGGGGGCAAGGGCGCGTCGGTGCCGTTCGGACTGCTGATGCCGCTCTGCCTGGTGATGGCGTTCGCGTACATCGGTGACTCGACGGTCTCCAACTGGAGTGCGAAGTATCTGCAGGACGTGCTGGGCGGTTCGGAGCAGCTGGCGACCGTTCCGTACAACGTCTACATGGTGACGACGCTGCTGGGGCGTGCCGTGGGGGACCTCGGGGTGCGGCGGTTCGGTGCGGTGGCGGTGGTGCGGGGCGGGAGTGTGCTGGCCGCCCTGGGATTCGGGGTGGTCGCGGCCGCGCCGGGGGCCTGGTGGGGGATGCTCGGCTTCACGCTGCTCGGGCTGGGGCTGTGCGTGATCGTCCCGCAGACGTTCGCGGCGGCCGGGCGGATGTTCCCCGGGGCGAGCGATGTGGCCGTGGCCCGGCTGAACGTCTTCAACTATGTGGGGTTCCTCGTCGGGTCGCCGCTCGTGGGGGCTCTCGGGGACGCGTGGAGCTACCGGGGCGCGATGCTCGTGCCCATGGTGCTGGTGCTGGCGACGCTCGTGTACGCCCGGTCGTTCGGTGCGGAGCCCGCCCGATACGGTGGCGGGCATGAGCGGGCGCGCGCGGCTGATGTGGGATGA
- a CDS encoding acetoin utilization protein AcuC, producing the protein MSGRARLMWDEAVTGYDFGAGHPMDPVRLDLTMGLVRAFGLDAAVDVRSAKAAGDSTLRLVHREDYVQAVRAASADPGTADPAYGLGTVDDPAFAGMHEASALISGLSVGAAEAVWQGESAHAVNFTGGLHHAMPGSASGFCVYNDPALAIARLLELGAERVAYVDVDVHHGDGVQSAFWEDPRVLTVSLHEHPRTLFPQTGWPEETGEGAGEGGAVNVALPAGTGDAGWLRAFHAVVPELLADFRPQVLVTQHGADTHFEDPLAHLAVSLDAQREIMTACHDLAHSCVEGGRWVALGGGGYAVVDVVPRSWTHLVGIAAHAPVDPEAVIPSSWRDEVYARTRQLGPWRMTDGREPSWQPWEGGYDPADRLDQAVLATRRAAFPLRGLLA; encoded by the coding sequence ATGAGCGGGCGCGCGCGGCTGATGTGGGATGAGGCAGTAACGGGGTACGACTTCGGGGCGGGCCATCCCATGGACCCGGTCAGACTCGACCTGACGATGGGGCTGGTGCGGGCCTTCGGTCTGGACGCGGCGGTGGACGTCCGGTCGGCCAAGGCCGCCGGGGACTCGACGCTGCGGCTGGTGCACCGCGAGGACTACGTCCAGGCGGTCCGGGCGGCTTCCGCCGACCCCGGTACGGCCGACCCGGCGTACGGGCTGGGGACGGTCGACGATCCGGCCTTCGCGGGGATGCACGAGGCGTCGGCGCTCATCTCGGGGCTCTCGGTGGGCGCCGCGGAGGCCGTGTGGCAGGGGGAGAGCGCCCACGCCGTGAACTTCACCGGCGGGCTGCACCACGCGATGCCGGGCAGCGCGTCGGGTTTCTGTGTGTACAACGACCCGGCGCTCGCCATTGCCCGGCTGCTCGAACTGGGCGCGGAGCGGGTGGCGTACGTCGATGTGGACGTCCACCACGGTGACGGGGTGCAGTCGGCGTTCTGGGAGGACCCCCGGGTCCTGACCGTTTCGCTGCACGAGCATCCGCGCACGCTCTTCCCGCAGACGGGGTGGCCGGAGGAGACCGGTGAGGGCGCGGGTGAGGGCGGTGCGGTGAACGTGGCTCTGCCGGCGGGTACGGGCGACGCGGGGTGGCTGCGGGCGTTCCACGCGGTCGTGCCCGAACTGCTGGCGGATTTCCGGCCGCAGGTGCTGGTGACGCAGCACGGTGCCGATACGCATTTCGAGGATCCGCTGGCCCATCTCGCGGTGTCGCTGGACGCCCAGCGGGAGATCATGACGGCGTGTCACGATCTGGCGCACTCCTGTGTGGAGGGCGGCCGCTGGGTGGCGCTCGGCGGGGGCGGTTACGCGGTGGTGGACGTGGTGCCGCGGTCCTGGACCCACCTGGTGGGCATCGCCGCGCACGCGCCGGTGGATCCGGAGGCGGTGATCCCGTCGTCGTGGCGGGACGAGGTGTACGCCAGGACGCGGCAGTTGGGCCCCTGGCGGATGACGGACGGCCGTGAGCCGTCGTGGCAGCC